The genomic stretch GCATCGGCCACAGCGATTTATGGCTCAAGGGCTTCCAATGGCGTGGTCCTGATCACGACGCGGAAGGGTAAGGAAGGCCAGCCATTGCGGGTGAATGTGAATTCGATGGTGTCTGTTTCCCAAGTGACCAATACTGTGGATATGCTGGATGCAGATCAATTTAGAAGTGTGGTGGCAGCGCAGGCTTCGCCATCCCAGGCAGCCTTGGTAGGAGAGGATGCAACGGATTGGCAGGAGGAGATTTATAAGGATGCGGTGAGTTTTGATAATAACGTTTCCATTTCAGGCGCCTATAAATCTTTGCCTTACCGTGTCTCTGTCGGTTATCTGGATCAGGACGGGATCCTCAAAACCGGAAACTTGAAAAGGACCTCTGCCAGCATCAGTTTAAATCCAAACTTCTTTGATGATAAGCTCCATGTCAATTTTAATGTCAAAGGAGTGATTACCAAAAGCCGCTTCGCTAACCGGGATGCGATCGGAGCTGCGGCAGCTTATGACCCTACCCATCCCGTGCACGATCCCAATGGAGTAGGAGGATATTGGGAATGGCTCAATGAAGACGGGAATCCCCAGACCCTGGCTCCCAATAATCCTGTGGGGCTCCTAATGTCCAAGAACGATCGTGGTACGGTAAAACGAAGCATCGGTAATTTACAATTGGATTATGAGCTGCCTTTCCTCGAAGGACTTAAGGCCAACCTGAACTTGGGCTATGATGTGAGTTCCAGTGAGGGACGTACGATCATTGATGCCAATTCTGCTTCTGGATATTTTGAAGGCGGTAGCATAGCTCCTTACGAGCAAAGCAAGCGTAATTTGCTAGCTGACTTTTACTTGAACTATATCAAGGATTTTGGCGATAGCCGGCTGAATTTTCTGGTCGGATATTCTGCACAGGATTTCTTGATCAAAAACCCAACCTTTGCCAGGGTAAATGCAGAAGGCGATACGCTGGCCGCTGCTGGTGTGGTGAGTCGTCCACAGTACCGTCTGATCTCCTATTTTGCCCGTGCCAATTATACCATTAAAGACAAATATTTGTTTACCGCCACGGTAAGGGCTGATGGTTCTTCACGGTTCAGCCCGGATAACAGATGGGGTGTTTTTCCATCCCTGGCGGCTGCTTGGCGGATCAGTGAAGAGGATATGCTGAAAGACAATACCACCCTTACTGATTTGAAATTGCGGCTGGGATATGGTGTGACGGGCCAGCAGGATATAGGTTCTTATTTCCCCTACCTCCCTCGTTATGTCCAGAGTGATGATGCCACCCGGTACAGTTTTGGGGATACCTATTACACCACCTTACGACCAGAGGGCTATGATGAAAATATCAAGTGGGAAGAAACGACCACCTACAATATCGGCTTGGACTATGAGTTCTTGGATGGTAAATTCTACGGTACATTGGACTACTACTTCAAAAAGACAGACGATTTGTTGGCTGTGATTCCCGTTCCTGCCGGTACCAACCTGACCAACCAACTGTTTACCAATGTAGGGAGTATCGAAAATCAGGGACTGGAAGTAGGCTTGACCTACAATGTGGTCAAAACCACCGATTTTAATTGGGATATAGGAGGAAACTATACCCATAACAAAAGCACAATCACCAGCCTCAGCAATGTAGAGGAGGATGCCGTCGGGATCTTGGTGGGAGGTATCAATGGCGGTACCGGTAATACCATCCAGGTGCATACGGTAGGTTATCAGCCAAACTCTTTCTACGCCTATGAGCAGGTTTATGGTGAGAATGGAGCGCCATTGGAAGGAGTCTATGTAGACCAAAATGGGGATGGCATGATCAACGAACAGGACCTTGTGAGGAATGGATTCCCTGATGCACGCCATTACTTTGGCTTTAACAGTTCCATGAGGTATAGGAACTGGAATTTTGGTTTTGTGCTGCGGGGCAATGCTGGTAATAAAGTCTATAATAATGTGGCGTCCTCCAATGCTGCCTACCAAGGCCTTCGTTTCCCCGGTTACATTAACAATCTTCCAGCTGATGTGCTCAATACAAACTTTCAGAACTACCAGCTGCGGTCTGATTACTATATTCAGGATGCTTCTTTCCTAAGGATGGAAAACATCTCACTGGGGTATAATTTCGGCAACCTGTTTGACTCGAATGTTAACTTGCGCGCAAGCGCTACGGTTCAGAATGTTTTCGTGATCACCGACTATAGTGGGGTGAGTCCTGAAATCGCTCCAGGCGTGGATGATGCTACGGGAGGCGGGATTGACAATAACTTCTATCCCTTGCCACGCATATTCTCTTTCGGTGTAAACTTCGGATTTTAACCTTAAACCCTGAACAGCAATGAAATTAAATTGGATATATAAAATGACCATGATGCTGGGACTCTTGAGTGCGGTGTCATGTACAGACTTGGATTTAGAGCCTTATAATGAGGTGACCTCCATTCAGGTCTATGAGGACTTTGATAACTACAAGGCGGTCTTGGCAAAATTGTATGCAGGCCTCGCTGTCAGTGGGCAACAGGGCCCCTCCGGTAAACCTGATATCAGCGGCTTGGACGAAGGTGCATCGACCTACATTAGGGCGTATTGGAAGCTTCAGGAATTGCCGACAGATGAAGCAATCATCGCTTGGAACGACCAAGGGTTACCTCAGCTGAATACTAGTGAATGGACCTCAGAAAATAACTTTATCGCTGCCATGTACTACCGGATTTTCTACCAGATATCCTTGGCCAATGAGTTTATTAGAGAGACAAGTGATGAAAAAATGGCGTCCAGGGGTATCTCAGAAGCTGATCTGGAAACAGGTAGGATTTACCGGGCAGAGGCCAGGTTTTTACGTGCCCTGAGCTATTTCCATGCGTTGGACATGTATGGCAACGTACCTTTTGTGACGGAGACAGATGCAGTGGGGGCTTTTTTTCCAGAGCAAACCAACAGGGCTGATCTGTTCGCATATATCGAAAGTGAACTGATGGAGATTTTGCCAACTTTGATAGCTGCCAGACAGAATGAGTATGCCCGTGCAGACAAAGCCGCTGCCTGGATGTTGCTTTCCAAACTGTACCTGAATGCAGAGGTGTATATTGGTGAAGACCATTTTGATGAAGCCTTGACTTATTTAAACGAAATCATCAATAGTGGTTATTCCCTTGAGGGAAATTATAATCATTTGTTTTTGGCAGATAATCACCTGTGCCGGGATGAGCTGATCTTTTCGGTAGCTTTTGATGGGGTGAATACTACCACGTATGGCGGAACCACCTTCTTGGTAAATGCCGCTGTCGGCGGGACGATGGACAGGGAGGAATTTGGTATCCCTGGTGGATGGCAAGGGCTGAGAACCCGGCCTGAGATCGTTGCACTCTACCCGGTTACAGATGGGTCAACTGATGCGAGGGCTTTGTTTCATACGGATGAGCAAAACTTGGACATAGAGGATATTGCTATTTTCCAGGATGGTTATGCCGTAAAGAAATATAAAAATGTCACCAGGGACGGACAGCGTGGTTCCAGTCCAGGCACTGATATCGTGGATACCGACTTCCCAATGTTCCGTCTGGGCGATGTTTACCTGATGTATGCAGAGGCCGTACTTCGTGGAGGTAGTGGAGGCAGCCAAGCACAAGCCTTGGCTTATGTCAATATGCTTAGAGAAAGGGCCTATGGTGATGCTTCTGGGAATATCACGGCAGGTGAGCTGACATTGGATTTTATTTTGGATGAGCGTGCAAGGGAGCTGAAGTGGGAAGCGCACCGAAGGACTGACCTGATCAGGTTTGACCGGTTTACTGGCAATGATTATACTTGGCAGTGGAAAGGTGGAATTTTTGAAGGGAAGTCAGTGGAGAGCTACAGGAGGCTTTATCCTTTGCCAGTGGCTGACCTGACAGCCAATCCCAAACTCAAGCAAAATGACGGTTATTAATCCAAAATGCCTTTAAAGATGAAAAGATTAGCTAGATATATTTTAGGAGCACTGCCGCTTATTTTGGCTGCGTCCTGTTCGGAAGATTTGGATCCTGTGATCAATAGTGATCCCACGGCGCCGGTTTTGACGAGTCCGGCAGCCGGTTCTTCGCTCGTGTTGACTGCCGAAGAAGCCGCAACAGAGTTGGTGTTTGCTTATGAAAAGACGGATTATGGTTTTTCTGCAGCAGCCACTTACATTGCGCAGATGGACCTGCAAGGAAATGAATTTGCAGCTCCTTTGGAGATTGCCACATCCACATTGTCTGAGTTGTCGGTCACGTATGCGGCGTTTAATCAGAAACTATTGGCAAAAGGACTGGTCCCCGGTGAAGAGTCTGCCATAGAACTTCGCATAAAATCAACTATTAACAGTTCCGTAGCAGATGAGTTTTCGGAGGTGATCGATATGCAAGTGACTCCTTACGAGGTAGCGTTGGAATACCCAAGGCTTTACCTTCCGGGAGATTACCAAGGCTGGGATCCGGCCAATGAAAATACGATCATTTATTCGGTGAAGTCCGATAATGTGTATGAGGGTTTTATCCATGTTTTAGGAGGTTCTGGAGAATTCAAAGTCAATGAAGGTCCTAATTGGGATGTGAACTATGGTGATGATGGAGGAGACGGTACATTGGAGGAAAATGGTGAAAACATCATAGCTGATGGAGTAGGTACATTTAAGCTGACAGTGGATCTGGCAGCGAAAACCTATACACTAGGGGCTCCTCTGTATTGGGGGATTATTGGCGACGCGACACCTGGTGGCTGGGATGCCTCTACCCCAATGGAGTTTGATGCAGATGAAAATATTCTTACGGTCACGGTTGACTTGGGCACGGGAGTGATGAAATTCCGTGCAAACGATGCCTGGGATTACAATTATGGAGATGAAGATCTGGATGGTGTCCTGGAGCCAGGGGGTGCTGACATTCCCGTGGAGGAAGCGGGGAATTATATCATAACCCTTGATTTTAAGGTCCC from Echinicola soli encodes the following:
- a CDS encoding SusC/RagA family TonB-linked outer membrane protein, which gives rise to MRKISTVLKVAVMCLALLSGHLIYAQAQTVKGTVTDTDSGEPLPFVNVLLKGTTRGTTTDIDGYYSIDINSPEDVLVFSFIGFDAKEMTVGNQSTINVQLQGNTKQLDEVVVVGYGTQRKADLTGSVGSVERDDFNVGQVTNPEQLITGKVAGVQITPNGGAPGSGGRIRIRGGASLNASNDPLIVIDGVPLDNSKTSGTANPLNFLNPNDIETFDILKDASATAIYGSRASNGVVLITTRKGKEGQPLRVNVNSMVSVSQVTNTVDMLDADQFRSVVAAQASPSQAALVGEDATDWQEEIYKDAVSFDNNVSISGAYKSLPYRVSVGYLDQDGILKTGNLKRTSASISLNPNFFDDKLHVNFNVKGVITKSRFANRDAIGAAAAYDPTHPVHDPNGVGGYWEWLNEDGNPQTLAPNNPVGLLMSKNDRGTVKRSIGNLQLDYELPFLEGLKANLNLGYDVSSSEGRTIIDANSASGYFEGGSIAPYEQSKRNLLADFYLNYIKDFGDSRLNFLVGYSAQDFLIKNPTFARVNAEGDTLAAAGVVSRPQYRLISYFARANYTIKDKYLFTATVRADGSSRFSPDNRWGVFPSLAAAWRISEEDMLKDNTTLTDLKLRLGYGVTGQQDIGSYFPYLPRYVQSDDATRYSFGDTYYTTLRPEGYDENIKWEETTTYNIGLDYEFLDGKFYGTLDYYFKKTDDLLAVIPVPAGTNLTNQLFTNVGSIENQGLEVGLTYNVVKTTDFNWDIGGNYTHNKSTITSLSNVEEDAVGILVGGINGGTGNTIQVHTVGYQPNSFYAYEQVYGENGAPLEGVYVDQNGDGMINEQDLVRNGFPDARHYFGFNSSMRYRNWNFGFVLRGNAGNKVYNNVASSNAAYQGLRFPGYINNLPADVLNTNFQNYQLRSDYYIQDASFLRMENISLGYNFGNLFDSNVNLRASATVQNVFVITDYSGVSPEIAPGVDDATGGGIDNNFYPLPRIFSFGVNFGF
- a CDS encoding RagB/SusD family nutrient uptake outer membrane protein — protein: MKLNWIYKMTMMLGLLSAVSCTDLDLEPYNEVTSIQVYEDFDNYKAVLAKLYAGLAVSGQQGPSGKPDISGLDEGASTYIRAYWKLQELPTDEAIIAWNDQGLPQLNTSEWTSENNFIAAMYYRIFYQISLANEFIRETSDEKMASRGISEADLETGRIYRAEARFLRALSYFHALDMYGNVPFVTETDAVGAFFPEQTNRADLFAYIESELMEILPTLIAARQNEYARADKAAAWMLLSKLYLNAEVYIGEDHFDEALTYLNEIINSGYSLEGNYNHLFLADNHLCRDELIFSVAFDGVNTTTYGGTTFLVNAAVGGTMDREEFGIPGGWQGLRTRPEIVALYPVTDGSTDARALFHTDEQNLDIEDIAIFQDGYAVKKYKNVTRDGQRGSSPGTDIVDTDFPMFRLGDVYLMYAEAVLRGGSGGSQAQALAYVNMLRERAYGDASGNITAGELTLDFILDERARELKWEAHRRTDLIRFDRFTGNDYTWQWKGGIFEGKSVESYRRLYPLPVADLTANPKLKQNDGY
- a CDS encoding SusE domain-containing protein, giving the protein MKRLARYILGALPLILAASCSEDLDPVINSDPTAPVLTSPAAGSSLVLTAEEAATELVFAYEKTDYGFSAAATYIAQMDLQGNEFAAPLEIATSTLSELSVTYAAFNQKLLAKGLVPGEESAIELRIKSTINSSVADEFSEVIDMQVTPYEVALEYPRLYLPGDYQGWDPANENTIIYSVKSDNVYEGFIHVLGGSGEFKVNEGPNWDVNYGDDGGDGTLEENGENIIADGVGTFKLTVDLAAKTYTLGAPLYWGIIGDATPGGWDASTPMEFDADENILTVTVDLGTGVMKFRANDAWDYNYGDEDLDGVLEPGGADIPVEEAGNYIITLDFKVPGEVSYALVKN